In the genome of Carya illinoinensis cultivar Pawnee chromosome 13, C.illinoinensisPawnee_v1, whole genome shotgun sequence, the window atattaaaaaatatatttaaacaaattttgattagaaatgaagaaatatatatttttttttttaaaaagatgaaaaaaaaaagaaaaagaaaaaacttatgCTAATGGGTTGAGCCGTTGAGATATGTAATAGGCCGTGAAGCCCATTTGCCCAACCTTGGGTCGTAGTTTTTACGTCAAAACCAGTTGCGTCTGGCAGCTCGTCAAAACCATTTGCCACAGATCACGATCCGTGTCATACTACTTCGAAAGATCCTAAGCCGTCGATCATCCAACTTATCAACGGTCCATTATCCCTAATTTCAAAGAAACCCAAAAAATTTCAAAGCTCCCGCTTTCCTCTCCCTCCAATCTTTCCCTAATATAAATACCCCCAAAAGTCCCTTCGTTTTCCCATCACTCAGATTCATTTCCTTTCCAACACTTCTACGAGAAACAAACGTTTCATTCTCCAAGCTCTTCATCTATTTCCCAATGGCGCGTACCAAGCAGACTGCTCGTAAGTCCACTGGCGGGAAAGCTCCGAGGAAGCAGCTGGCTACTAAAGCAGCTCGGAAGTCCGCTCCAGCCACCGGAGGAGTCAAGAAGCCCCATAGGTTTAGGCCCGGAACGGTTGCCCTGAGAGAGATCAGGAAATATCAGAAGAGCACGGAGTTATTGATCCGGAAGCTTCCATTCCAGAGGCTGGTGAGAGAAATTGCGCAGGACTTCAAGACCGATCTTCGCTTCCAGAGCAGCGCCGTCGCAGCTCTACAGGAGGCGGCCGAAGCGTACCTGGTGGGTCTCTTCGAAGACACTAACCTCTGCGCCATTCACGCCAAAAGAGTCACTATCATGCCCAAGGATATCCAGCTCGCTCGTCGGATTAGGGGGGAGAGAGCATAAGTAGGGAAAAAAATCTCGGAAAAAAATTGCTGTAGTAGTATCGCTGGATTTCTTTTAGGTTTCTTTTTTAGATCAATGTTATTCTATCTTCGTTGCAATAGATCTGGTTGTTTGATTTGCTGAATGATTGAGGAAAGTCGAAGCCATGGTTTTCTAATCTTCTGTTTTCGAAGTGCTGGATCTGTAAAATGGATGTGTTTTTAGCAACAAGCTTTTAAGAATTCCAAGGAAATGTGTAATAGCCAATCCCGATTTGGTTTGCATTGCGAGTTCGGTGTCTTTGTTTAGATGATTTTCCTCTCGAGGCGTATGTATTTTGGTTCCTATCCTCAAACCCCTACAGGAGGTTTATGTATTTCTTGAAATGAACATAGGTACGTTGCAATTGCTTACCCAATCTTCACTGACCATGGAGTTGCCGCTTGGTGAAAATCATCTAAAATATACTGAATTTTTTGAGGGAATCTAGGGAAGTATATGATGCAGCTgctagttttatttcattttgatcTAATTGCACATCTTGATGGTAAATTTTTCAGTTTCCTTCGAAACCATTGTTGCTTTTAAGGAGCTGGATAAGGCTTATTTTCCAGTAATTTGGTTCCCAACAACATGCATCATAGAC includes:
- the LOC122292254 gene encoding histone H3.2, with product MARTKQTARKSTGGKAPRKQLATKAARKSAPATGGVKKPHRFRPGTVALREIRKYQKSTELLIRKLPFQRLVREIAQDFKTDLRFQSSAVAALQEAAEAYLVGLFEDTNLCAIHAKRVTIMPKDIQLARRIRGERA